From a region of the Candidatus Methylomirabilis limnetica genome:
- a CDS encoding endonuclease domain-containing protein yields the protein MLRYHPHLKDKARQLRKNLTDSELALWSRLRNKQLLDIQFYRQKPIGEHIVDFFAPRIKLVVEVDGSQHMEADHALKDRHRDGYLRSLGLRVLRLNSREVLEESDAVMEVIYRTIVEQLSGKIPPGPPFPKGGGEIADL from the coding sequence ATGTTGAGGTATCATCCGCACCTCAAAGACAAAGCCCGTCAATTACGGAAGAATCTGACAGACAGTGAGTTGGCGCTTTGGTCACGCTTGCGGAACAAACAGCTTCTCGACATCCAGTTCTATCGGCAGAAACCTATTGGTGAGCACATTGTGGATTTCTTCGCGCCACGGATAAAACTGGTCGTGGAAGTGGACGGCTCACAGCACATGGAAGCCGATCACGCGCTGAAAGACAGACATCGTGATGGGTACCTGCGCTCCCTTGGTCTGCGGGTACTTCGCTTGAACAGTAGAGAGGTGCTGGAAGAAAGCGATGCGGTGATGGAGGTGATCTATCGGACCATTGTTGAACAGTTGAGTGGAAAAATCCCCCCTGGCCCCCCTTTTCCCAAAGGGGGAGGAGAGATAGCAGACCTGTAA
- a CDS encoding tetratricopeptide repeat protein yields MGKWTGLKPPSAEGWLGRQSIALLILLVAVGVVYSNSFDNEFLFDDLETIVELHRPGSGPFQQLEALLGGRSAYRPVRSASYAMDYAISGLDPWGYHLTNTALHGLSAICVYLIARTLFASPLPALLAALLFAVHPIQTESVTYLSGRRDVLSGLFVLIGFYSFLRYRQSRRVRDLVLTILLCPLAFFTKESGIILPLLCLGYDVVSRIKRSGPDGEVSGIRAIWSAASTAVREGRWFYLPAGVLTGALAFYVLFLVRGTSQRAWHGGSLEMTLLTMARVFLRYLALLLFPMTLNADYSYNAFSITTSWADPTAWLAVAIWGGLGVAWYRLLLQRPPVAFGGLWFLIALLPVSQIIPHHDLMAEHFLYVPSVGFALLVAGLLEPVLSRPRPSAAIATACILVLSLLAVRTVVRNADWKDELTLWSKTVQTAPESARARNNLGAAYLRRGQFNQAEEQLAAAVAIQPDLTVARGNLGKLLMDRGDLVRAEEELEKALAGRSRETIPRLWLGAVYLKQGKATEAEAQFQQALTHPRSAAYAHNNLGVLLANRDQPAEAEAAFREALRLMPDLLEAKDNLRRLSTRQEISVLKNRDRK; encoded by the coding sequence GTGGGTAAGTGGACTGGGCTGAAGCCGCCGTCGGCTGAAGGCTGGCTCGGCCGTCAGTCGATCGCCCTGCTGATCCTGCTTGTGGCGGTCGGCGTGGTCTACTCCAACAGCTTCGACAACGAATTCCTGTTCGATGATCTCGAAACGATTGTCGAACTGCACCGCCCAGGGAGTGGACCGTTTCAGCAACTCGAAGCGCTGCTGGGCGGTCGGTCGGCCTATCGTCCCGTTAGAAGCGCCTCCTACGCCATGGATTACGCCATCTCCGGCCTTGATCCGTGGGGGTACCACCTCACCAACACGGCACTGCATGGTCTGTCGGCAATCTGCGTCTACCTGATCGCCCGGACCCTGTTCGCCTCGCCGCTTCCGGCCCTCCTTGCCGCACTGCTGTTCGCGGTCCACCCGATTCAGACCGAGTCGGTAACCTATCTGTCCGGACGCCGGGATGTCCTGTCCGGCCTGTTCGTCCTGATCGGTTTCTACAGTTTTCTGCGTTATCGACAGTCTCGTCGGGTGCGGGATCTTGTCCTGACGATCCTGCTATGCCCTCTGGCCTTCTTCACCAAAGAGAGCGGAATCATCCTGCCGCTGCTGTGCCTCGGCTATGATGTCGTAAGCCGCATCAAGCGGTCGGGGCCGGATGGCGAGGTCTCAGGAATTCGAGCCATCTGGTCGGCGGCGTCTACTGCGGTCCGGGAGGGACGATGGTTTTACCTTCCGGCCGGCGTCCTGACCGGCGCCCTGGCCTTCTACGTCCTGTTCCTTGTGCGGGGGACCTCGCAGCGGGCGTGGCATGGCGGCAGTCTCGAGATGACACTGTTGACGATGGCGCGCGTCTTCCTGCGCTACCTCGCCCTTCTGCTGTTCCCCATGACGCTGAATGCCGACTACTCGTATAACGCCTTTTCCATAACCACCTCCTGGGCCGACCCGACCGCCTGGTTGGCGGTGGCGATCTGGGGAGGGCTGGGGGTAGCCTGGTACCGCTTGCTGCTCCAACGGCCGCCGGTGGCATTCGGCGGCCTCTGGTTTCTGATCGCCTTACTACCCGTCTCCCAGATTATCCCCCACCATGACCTGATGGCCGAGCACTTCCTGTATGTCCCTTCCGTAGGCTTCGCGTTGCTGGTCGCGGGGTTGCTCGAGCCGGTACTAAGCCGGCCCAGGCCATCCGCGGCTATTGCGACCGCCTGCATCCTGGTGCTCAGCCTCCTTGCTGTCCGTACGGTGGTTCGCAACGCCGACTGGAAAGACGAACTGACCCTGTGGAGCAAGACGGTGCAGACGGCCCCTGAGTCGGCCAGGGCGCGGAACAACCTGGGGGCGGCCTACCTACGCCGAGGTCAGTTCAATCAAGCGGAGGAGCAGCTTGCGGCGGCCGTGGCGATCCAGCCGGACCTTACGGTGGCTCGTGGTAACCTGGGCAAACTGCTCATGGATCGGGGCGATCTGGTCCGAGCCGAGGAGGAGCTGGAGAAAGCGCTTGCGGGGCGATCGCGGGAGACTATTCCGCGTCTGTGGCTGGGAGCCGTCTACCTGAAGCAGGGCAAGGCAACTGAGGCCGAGGCGCAGTTTCAGCAGGCGCTGACCCATCCGCGGTCGGCCGCCTACGCCCACAACAATCTCGGCGTCCTGTTGGCCAACCGCGACCAACCGGCCGAGGCCGAGGCGGCGTTTCGAGAGGCGTTGCGCCTCATGCCGGACCTTCTGGAGGCGAAAGACAACCTCCGCCGCCTGTCGACCCGTCAGGAGATCTCCGTGCTCAAAAACAGAGATAGAAAATGA
- a CDS encoding sialidase family protein, whose translation MTVTARSRFRLPALLLVLAVTTGCAMLSSGPELASPTGVKFTASEESPTKFQQVALQMAMGVHGEAYLVWMTGEEGKDWETRFSRSEDGGATWSGPLWSRKPAQGMFAEGIKLATGPTGQVYLAWRERNAGKTDTRILVARSLDGGRHWDGAPRELAAGDHLGPPYLQAGPDGALYVAWLGGDESRRVLDVATSMDSGGTFAPNPARIQPALSMSDRGITNPSLAAGDKGHLYAVWEEGTKGPRRQAGIYLSRSEDHGRAWSEPILVSRPGVDSRGSHAPRIAAAPDGQVYLIWEQAEQRIVRLQGRRRPEWFVDRMIYFSRSLDGGRTWLSQPIRLSQPSPMSLQRRKNAAAQIVCDGRGHVYIAFIEAEGTSTRRLVVFHSTDSGATWAAPTELGRTSLVKGRPEGAVLAHDGGGRLWLVWQEHAFGPKYGWFVLMNRSEDHGQRWADQAAIMSGPTVGQTTSRDLLVGAGKNDLVLAAWDHGVRVHQPIALSRSTDGGKSWSPSRLPLD comes from the coding sequence ATGACTGTGACTGCTCGAAGCCGATTTCGCCTACCGGCGCTCCTGCTCGTGCTGGCTGTTACCACCGGGTGTGCCATGCTGTCGTCGGGCCCTGAGTTGGCGTCCCCCACCGGCGTGAAATTCACGGCGTCGGAGGAGTCGCCTACGAAATTTCAGCAGGTGGCGCTCCAGATGGCCATGGGGGTGCATGGCGAGGCATACCTGGTCTGGATGACGGGCGAGGAGGGCAAGGACTGGGAGACCAGATTCTCGCGTTCCGAGGATGGCGGCGCTACCTGGTCGGGTCCGTTGTGGTCCCGGAAACCGGCACAGGGCATGTTCGCCGAGGGGATCAAGCTGGCCACGGGCCCCACGGGACAGGTGTATCTGGCTTGGCGGGAACGGAACGCCGGTAAGACCGACACGCGCATCCTGGTGGCCAGGTCTCTGGATGGCGGGAGACACTGGGATGGGGCGCCTCGTGAACTGGCCGCTGGGGACCATCTTGGCCCTCCTTACCTGCAGGCCGGTCCGGATGGCGCCCTGTACGTGGCCTGGCTGGGTGGGGACGAGTCTCGCCGGGTTTTGGATGTGGCCACCTCCATGGATTCCGGCGGGACATTCGCGCCGAATCCGGCGCGGATCCAGCCGGCCCTATCGATGTCAGACAGAGGAATAACCAATCCGAGCTTAGCCGCCGGTGACAAAGGCCATTTATATGCGGTATGGGAAGAGGGCACGAAGGGCCCGAGGCGACAGGCCGGCATTTATCTGAGCCGGTCGGAGGACCATGGCCGGGCCTGGTCCGAGCCGATCCTCGTCAGCCGGCCTGGCGTGGATTCTCGGGGTTCCCATGCGCCGCGAATCGCCGCGGCGCCCGACGGGCAGGTCTATCTGATCTGGGAGCAGGCGGAGCAACGAATTGTCAGATTGCAGGGCCGACGCCGACCTGAATGGTTCGTAGACCGGATGATCTACTTCAGCCGCTCTCTCGATGGCGGCCGGACCTGGTTGAGCCAGCCGATCCGCCTGAGTCAGCCCAGTCCCATGTCGCTGCAACGGCGCAAGAATGCTGCCGCTCAGATTGTCTGCGACGGGCGCGGGCATGTATATATCGCCTTCATAGAGGCGGAGGGGACTTCCACTCGGCGTCTGGTAGTGTTCCATTCCACCGATTCCGGGGCCACATGGGCAGCGCCTACTGAGCTTGGACGGACGAGCCTGGTGAAGGGCCGACCTGAAGGTGCTGTGCTGGCGCATGACGGTGGCGGCCGCCTCTGGCTTGTCTGGCAGGAGCATGCCTTTGGTCCCAAGTACGGTTGGTTCGTCCTGATGAATCGATCCGAGGATCACGGGCAGCGTTGGGCTGATCAGGCCGCCATCATGAGCGGGCCGACGGTCGGGCAGACGACAAGCAGGGACCTGTTAGTTGGTGCGGGCAAGAACGACCTTGTCCTTGCGGCCTGGGATCATGGCGTGCGGGTGCATCAGCCGATTGCGCTGAGCCGATCTACCGATGGTGGGAAGAGCTGGTCGCCGAGTCGCCTTCCGCTCGACTGA
- a CDS encoding tetratricopeptide repeat protein — translation MAVCLVIVGVAGLLYAGSLFNGFVFDDHPLVATDLRFRSIEGLTQLFRSGGWLSYRPLRTASYAIDYALFGLNPSGFRAFNILYHALNGVLVFTVLRTILGITRPAFLATLLFIVHPVQTEAVAYISGRRDVLFTLFYLMGFYGFVRYRATGKVRFLCLTGISYCLGLLSKEMAITLPLLCLGYDLVRSMPEGGEGGWSSWMALREAGRRLWREHRCLYLVIGAIFSAVAYYFVVLFRVTQRFDLWGGGLWPTVLTSVTIMGHYLTLLLWPVTLNADYSFNAFPVPGTLLDGRVLMAIAVVGGSWWAIWQLLASHRWAAFGGLWVFMTLLPVAQIIPHHEIVAEHYLYLPSIGLCLAAAMLVEGLLERVRQRRVVLAVFALVVLLLGFRTVIRTRDWKDDLTLWTKTVQTAPASARARRNLGRLYMIRGRRQEAAREFREALRIMPDDAATWNNLGVMLLEQGNWDGAEQALTTALRLKTLPLDVRINLGVVSLRRGQVKQAEAHLLAALASLQLSPSQRARALNNLGMVRANQERPAEAEQAFKEAVALDPSYADARQNLGLAYLEKGQMQAGILELEEAVRYNGADPKLHNLLGEVYHAQGQQGRAVASLRKALSLKGDLAEARELLDSILHSPPISPPD, via the coding sequence GTGGCGGTTTGTCTGGTAATCGTGGGGGTGGCCGGACTCCTGTACGCCGGTTCACTTTTCAACGGCTTTGTCTTCGACGACCATCCACTGGTCGCGACCGATCTCCGGTTTCGCTCGATCGAGGGGCTCACGCAGTTATTCAGGTCCGGCGGATGGCTTTCGTATCGCCCGCTTCGCACCGCCTCGTACGCGATCGACTATGCCCTGTTCGGGCTCAACCCGTCGGGTTTCCGGGCGTTCAACATCCTCTACCATGCCCTGAACGGGGTCCTGGTTTTCACCGTGCTGCGGACCATCCTGGGGATCACCCGGCCCGCCTTCCTGGCGACGCTGCTCTTTATCGTCCACCCAGTCCAGACCGAGGCCGTCGCCTACATATCCGGCCGGCGGGATGTCCTGTTCACCCTGTTCTATCTGATGGGGTTCTATGGATTCGTCCGATACCGGGCGACCGGCAAGGTGCGGTTCCTGTGCCTGACCGGGATCTCGTACTGTCTCGGCCTCCTCTCGAAGGAGATGGCGATCACCCTCCCGTTGCTCTGTCTCGGGTATGATCTGGTCCGCTCCATGCCCGAGGGCGGAGAGGGAGGATGGAGTTCCTGGATGGCCCTCAGGGAGGCGGGACGGCGGCTCTGGCGGGAGCACAGGTGCCTCTATCTGGTGATCGGGGCGATCTTTTCCGCGGTGGCCTACTACTTCGTGGTGCTCTTCCGCGTCACACAACGGTTTGACCTGTGGGGCGGCGGACTCTGGCCGACAGTGCTCACCAGCGTCACGATCATGGGTCACTACCTGACACTGCTGCTCTGGCCCGTTACCCTGAACGCGGATTACTCCTTCAACGCCTTTCCGGTGCCGGGTACCCTCTTGGATGGCCGGGTCCTGATGGCAATCGCAGTGGTGGGCGGGAGCTGGTGGGCGATCTGGCAGCTCCTGGCTTCCCACCGGTGGGCGGCATTCGGGGGCCTCTGGGTCTTTATGACACTGCTGCCCGTCGCCCAGATCATCCCCCATCATGAGATCGTAGCCGAGCACTATCTGTACTTGCCGTCGATCGGCTTGTGTCTTGCAGCCGCCATGCTGGTGGAAGGGCTGCTTGAGCGTGTCCGACAGCGCCGGGTTGTCTTGGCCGTCTTCGCGCTTGTGGTGCTTCTGCTCGGATTCAGGACGGTCATTCGGACCCGCGATTGGAAGGATGACCTGACACTCTGGACCAAGACGGTCCAGACCGCCCCGGCATCGGCGAGGGCGCGCCGAAACCTGGGCCGGCTGTATATGATCCGAGGACGTCGCCAAGAGGCCGCCCGGGAGTTTCGGGAGGCTCTCCGGATTATGCCGGACGATGCGGCGACCTGGAATAACCTGGGTGTGATGCTGCTTGAGCAGGGGAATTGGGACGGAGCGGAGCAGGCCCTCACCACGGCGCTTCGCCTGAAGACCCTGCCGCTTGATGTCAGGATCAACCTGGGTGTCGTCTCCCTCAGGCGCGGGCAGGTGAAACAGGCCGAGGCGCACCTCCTCGCAGCCCTGGCGTCGCTGCAACTGTCGCCGTCACAGCGGGCGCGGGCGCTGAACAACCTGGGAATGGTGCGCGCCAATCAGGAACGGCCGGCTGAGGCTGAGCAGGCATTCAAAGAGGCGGTCGCCCTTGATCCCAGCTACGCCGATGCCAGGCAAAACCTGGGATTGGCCTATCTCGAGAAAGGGCAGATGCAAGCGGGGATACTGGAGTTAGAGGAGGCCGTCCGGTACAATGGCGCAGATCCGAAGCTTCATAACCTGCTTGGGGAAGTCTATCATGCGCAGGGGCAGCAGGGTCGGGCCGTGGCCTCCCTGAGGAAGGCGCTGAGTCTGAAGGGCGACCTGGCGGAGGCGCGCGAGTTGCTTGATTCGATTCTCCACTCTCCCCCGATTTCCCCTCCCGATTAA
- a CDS encoding glycosyltransferase, which translates to MALEGSGATCYTATAMNYPPHLSVIIPLLNEADGLPELYRELQEALRPWANRHELIFVDDGSTDGSFAALEKLHAEDPRVVVLRFRRNQGKASALMAGFRRARGEILVTLDADLQDDPREIPRFLDKLDEGFDLVSGWKVKRQDPIIRRVLSRVFNSVTSLFTGLTLHDFNCGFKCYRRGVIQEIRLHGELHRFIPALASWRGFRIAEIEVAHRPRKYGQSKYGSERIPRGFFDLLTVLILTRYHLRPLHLFGALGALLSLAGSIGLAYLVFGWFFGQWIGDRPLLSLSILTMIIGLQFIFFGLLAEIIVYSSRQTDIPPLAAVLDQDDSRKDID; encoded by the coding sequence ATGGCGCTTGAGGGGTCAGGGGCGACCTGTTATACTGCCACCGCAATGAACTATCCGCCGCATCTGTCCGTCATCATCCCCCTCTTGAACGAGGCCGACGGTCTGCCGGAACTCTACCGGGAGCTCCAGGAGGCCCTCCGCCCATGGGCCAATCGCCATGAGCTGATCTTTGTGGATGACGGCAGCACGGACGGCTCATTTGCCGCGCTCGAAAAGCTCCACGCAGAAGACCCACGGGTGGTCGTCCTTCGCTTTCGCCGGAATCAGGGAAAGGCGAGCGCGTTGATGGCGGGGTTTCGCCGGGCGAGAGGAGAAATCCTGGTTACGCTCGACGCCGACCTGCAGGATGATCCGCGGGAAATCCCGCGATTTCTCGACAAGCTGGACGAGGGGTTCGATCTGGTGTCGGGATGGAAAGTCAAACGCCAGGACCCCATCATCAGGCGGGTGCTCTCGCGGGTCTTCAACAGCGTCACGTCGCTGTTCACGGGACTCACGCTCCACGATTTTAATTGCGGCTTCAAATGCTATCGGAGGGGTGTGATCCAGGAGATCAGGCTCCACGGGGAGCTGCACCGGTTCATTCCGGCGTTGGCGAGTTGGCGGGGTTTCAGGATAGCGGAGATCGAGGTCGCACACCGGCCGCGGAAATACGGCCAGTCAAAATACGGCTCCGAACGGATCCCTCGCGGCTTCTTCGACCTGCTGACCGTCTTGATTCTGACCCGCTACCATCTGAGGCCACTTCACCTTTTCGGGGCCTTAGGAGCCCTGCTCAGTCTGGCAGGTTCCATCGGTCTAGCGTATCTGGTTTTCGGCTGGTTCTTCGGACAATGGATCGGTGACCGCCCCCTCCTCAGCCTCAGCATTCTGACGATGATCATCGGCCTACAGTTCATCTTTTTCGGACTCCTGGCCGAGATCATCGTCTACTCCAGCAGGCAAACCGACATCCCCCCGCTTGCCGCTGTCCTCGACCAGGACGACTCTCGCAAGGACATCGATTAA
- the xrtH gene encoding exosortase H has product MEQRLSLNKPVVRACITFLVCIIVFYTLLRTSIMRELVGQPLALAFAAVSGFVLNLLSLKATTSGTILQVEGFAARIDDVCTGIFVVAIYVSAVLAYPSRATEKLKGVLLGASVILSLNLIRVVSLMYIGRYFPSFFETAHLLIWQSLIIFAALLAWIYWTERFVGAPRH; this is encoded by the coding sequence ATGGAGCAACGACTTAGTCTAAATAAGCCAGTGGTCAGGGCATGTATCACCTTCCTGGTGTGCATCATCGTGTTTTACACGCTCCTACGAACAAGCATCATGCGGGAGCTTGTCGGGCAGCCGCTGGCGCTGGCGTTTGCCGCAGTCAGCGGGTTCGTCCTGAACCTCCTGTCCCTCAAGGCCACGACTTCGGGAACTATCCTCCAGGTTGAGGGGTTTGCGGCTCGGATCGACGATGTGTGCACCGGCATCTTTGTCGTGGCGATCTACGTGTCAGCAGTCCTGGCCTATCCAAGTCGGGCGACAGAGAAACTCAAGGGGGTTCTGCTGGGGGCATCAGTGATCCTCTCTTTAAACCTCATTAGAGTGGTCAGTCTCATGTATATCGGCCGCTATTTTCCGTCATTCTTCGAGACTGCCCATCTACTGATTTGGCAATCGTTGATCATCTTTGCCGCCCTTCTGGCCTGGATCTACTGGACGGAGCGGTTTGTCGGTGCTCCCCGACACTAA
- a CDS encoding dolichyl-phosphate beta-glucosyltransferase, producing MGQEAIQLSVVIPTYNEASRIGPSLQRVWGYLRSRYGAGGFEMIVVDDGSRDSTVAVVEQFMARAPELRLIRFSQNRGKGAAIRAGMMAATGAVVLFSDADLSTPIEEVDGALKLLSEGSDLVIGSRALVGSQILVRQTRLRELMGKLFNRLLRVYLSIPFRDTQCGFKLFRREAAHAVFQYARIDGFAFDVEAILIAMQLGYAVCEMPVRWINDPSSQVSLLRHPVQMLVDLWRIRQRLATEPPQRATPLR from the coding sequence ATGGGGCAAGAGGCGATTCAATTAAGCGTAGTGATTCCCACGTACAATGAGGCGAGTCGGATCGGCCCATCGCTCCAGCGGGTGTGGGGCTATTTGCGGTCCCGATACGGGGCGGGCGGGTTCGAGATGATTGTAGTGGATGACGGATCGCGCGATAGCACGGTCGCCGTCGTGGAACAATTCATGGCGCGCGCGCCGGAGTTGAGGCTGATTCGCTTCTCACAGAACCGGGGCAAGGGCGCCGCCATTCGGGCCGGTATGATGGCGGCCACGGGAGCGGTCGTGCTGTTCTCGGATGCGGATCTCTCCACACCCATTGAGGAGGTAGATGGAGCCTTGAAGCTCCTTTCGGAGGGTAGCGATCTTGTGATCGGTTCACGCGCGCTGGTAGGATCGCAGATACTGGTGCGTCAGACTCGCCTGCGGGAATTGATGGGGAAGCTGTTCAATCGCCTCCTGCGGGTCTACCTCTCGATCCCTTTTCGGGATACGCAGTGCGGTTTCAAGCTGTTTCGGCGCGAGGCGGCGCACGCGGTCTTCCAATACGCGCGTATCGACGGCTTTGCCTTCGACGTCGAGGCTATCCTTATCGCGATGCAGTTGGGATATGCCGTATGTGAGATGCCGGTGCGCTGGATCAATGATCCGAGCAGTCAGGTGAGCCTGCTGCGTCACCCCGTGCAGATGTTGGTGGACCTTTGGCGTATCCGACAAAGGCTCGCCACCGAACCCCCGCAACGCGCAACACCCCTACGGTGA